CTGATCGGTCTTGGCGTGGCGCTGGTGGCGGGCCTCGCCTATGTCGCGATCTGGGAAGTCTATCTGGCGCTGACCGACTACGCCTTCATGGAGCAGTATGTCGCCGCCACGCTGGCCCAGAAGAAGGCCGCCGGTCTCAGCGGCGCCGAGTACGCCAAACTGGCCGCAGACCTGGAAGCGATGAAGCACAGCTACGCCAACCCGCTGCTCCGAATGCCCATGACCTTCGCAGAGATCTTCCCGGTCGGGGTGCTGGTGGCTCTGGTCAGCGCGGCGCTGGTACGCAATCCGAAGTTCCTGCCAGCCAAGGCCTGACGGTCCAGGCTCCGCCGTCACTCCCGGAGCGCGGCGGGCCTCAAGCGGCTTGCAGCTGCTGCTTGACGCGCTCGGCCAGGGTCTTGATGTCGATCGGCTTGGGCAGGAAGGTCACGCCCGTCTCGCCTTCCAGCAGGTCGCTGAACTCGGCCTCGGCATAGCCGGAGATGAACATCACCGGCGCCGTCCCAAGGTAACCGCGCGCCTTCTTCAACAGGGTCGGACCGTCAATCCCCGGCATGATCACGTCGGAGATCAACAGGTCGATCGTGCCGGCGTTCTCTTCGGCGATCAGCAGGGCCTCCTCGCCGTCCGCGGCCTCCAGCACCTCGTAGCCCCGGGCGCGAAGCAGGCGGGCGGCGACGCTGCGCACGGCGTCCTCGTCCTCGACGAACAGGATTCGGCCGGCGCCCGACAGGTCGCGCGCGGCGCGCGGCTTGGCTGGCTCGGCGGCGACTTCGGCGGCCACGGCGCCGGCCGGCGCTTCGTAGACCGGCAGAAAGATGCGGAACGCCGCGCCCTCGTTGGGCCGGCTGTGGACGTGGATCCAGCCATCGCTCTGCTTAACGATGCCGTAGACGGTGGCCAGGCCCAGACCCGTCCCCTCGCCCACCGGCTTGGTGGTGAAGAACGGGTCGAAGATCTTGCCCATGACGTCGGGCGGAATGCCGGGACCGTCGTCGCTGACCTCGATAAAGGCGGTGTCGCCATCAGCGGCCGGGAAGCCGAGCTGGATGGCCTCGTCACGGGTCAGGCGCGCGGTGCGGATACGCACGACGCCGCCGCCCTTGGCCGCACGCACGGCGTCACGCGCGTTGACCGCCAGATTCATCACCGCCGTCTCGAGCTGGCTCTTGTCGGCGCGCACCTGCGGCAGGTCGCGGCCGTAGTCGGTGATCAGCTTGACGTCTTCGCGCAACAGACGGCGCAGCAGGACTTCGAACTCGCTGATCAGTTCGCCCAGGTCCAGCACCTCGCGCTGAACGGTCTGCTTACGCGAGAAGGCCAGCAGCTTGCGCACGAGATCGGCGGCGCGGACGCCGGTCTGGCGGATTTCGTTCAGCCCCTCGTACGACGGGTCGCCGACCGGGTGGCGGTGCAGCAGCTCGTCCAGGCGCAATTGGATCGCGGTGAGCAGGTTGTTGAAGTCGTGCGCCACGCCGCCGGCCAACTGACCGATGGCCTGCATCTTCTGGGCCTGGGCCAGTTGCAGCTCGATCTGCTTCTGCTCGGACACGTCGATCATGTAGGCCACCAGGCGGCCTTCGGCGCGGTATAGATAGAGATGGGCGATGCGGGCGGGATCGCGCGCCAGCCGCACCTCATAGGGACCCGCGCGCCCTTCGTTCAGGCGCGTCTCAGCCTCGGCGCGCGAAGCGGCGTCGATCAGGTCGCCGAACACGACGCCAGGCTTGGCGCCGGTCATCGTGGTGAGGGCCGGATTGGTCTCGAGCACACGCGAGGTGAAAGGCTCAACGCCTTCCAACAAGGCCGCGCCGAACGGCGAAGCGCCGGCGAAGGCGTCGAGCGTGCTGGGCGGCGGGGCCGCGCGTTCGGCCACCGGCGCGGGCGAAGCGTCTTCGGCGGCCGTCTCGGCGACGACGACGGGCGACAGCCGGATCAACAGCCGGCCGCCGGCCAGGCGCGAAACCTTGGCCGTGTAATCGACGCCTCCGGCGCTCAGCACGCCCTCGGCCATCTCGCCCTTGCGCGCCTGGACCAGGGCCGCGAATAGGCTGGAGCCGGCCACGCCCTTGGGAAGCCGGCGCTGCTCGCCCATCACCTCTCGCCACGGCCCGTTGGCGGCCAGGACGCGGCCATCGGCGGCGGCGAGGCTGGCCGGCTCGCTAAGCGCCTCGATGAAGCCCTCGGCCTGATCGGCGTCACCGCCGGAAAGCGCCGAGCCGCGAATGGCCACGAGGCCCAACACCACGACGCCCGAAACGCCCAGAAGCAGCAGCAGGCCCGCCAGGGTGGTCGGACCGGCCTTCAAGGCGGGCGCCGCCGACAAGGCCGCAGCGACCACAAAAAACAGCGCCGCGCCGACCAGCCATGGATCGAAACGCCGACGCGGCGCGCCGGTCGAAACCTTGTCCTGAAGCTGCAAGTCGGCCATCGGCTGGGTAGCACCTTTGGTTACGGCGAGCCCGCGACTCACCCGCAATTGGAGAAAGAATAGCCTTTTCTAGAGGCTAGGTCAGTTTTCCCAAGAATGTGGCTCAGAGAGGACGCGCCCGGGATTGAGGCTTCTTGCCGTTCAGGATGAAGCTGATGACCTTGGCGACGGCTTCGAAGTGCTCGACGGGGATTTCTTCGTCAACCTCGACGCTCGCGTAGAGGGCGCGGGCCAGCGGCGGGTCTTCCAGGACCGGCACGCCATGCTCCTCGGCGATGGCGCGGATCTTCAGGGCCAGCTCGTCGACGCCCTTGGCCACGCAGAGCGGCGCGGGCGTCTCGCCCTGCTCGTACTTCAGCGCCACGGCGTAGTGGGTCGGGTTCATGACCACGACGGTGGCCTTGGGCACGGCCTGCATCATCCGCTGGCGCGAGCGCTGCATCTGGATCTGCCGGCGCCGGCCCTTGATATGCGGATCGCCGTCGGACTGCTTGAACTCGTCCTTGACCTCCTGAAGCGTCATGCGCATGCGCTTCATGAACCGTATCCGTTGCCAGAAGTAATCGAAGGCCGACGTGGCCACGAGCAGCAGGATCACCGCGATCAGCAGGCTCTTGGAGAGCTTCATCGCCTCGGGAATCAGGGCCGCCGGGTCCATGCCGACCAGGTTCCGCACCTCGCCGACGTGGGGCTTGAGCACGAAATAGGCGATCACGCCGGTGACCAGGAACTTCACCGCAGACTTCAGGAACTGAACGATCCCGTCGGGACCGAAGATGCGCCCCAGCCCCTTGATCAGATCCAGCTTGTTGAAGTCGGGCTTGATCTTATCGGGTGTCAGCAGAAAGCCCGTCTGAGCGATGTGCGCTGCGGCGCCCGCGAAGGCGGTGACCACCATCACCAGCACCAGCGGCGGCAGCGCGGCCATCAGCGCCTGCTTGAGCACCACCATGGCCCCGCCGCTGGTCAGGTCGATCGTGCCGGCGTGGGCGATGAACGGCGTCAGGGCCGCCATCAGGTCGCGGGTCAGCCAGCCGCCGGCCAACAGGATCACCGACACCGCCCCGGCCAGCGAGGCCAGCTGCGGGATATCGGCCGACTTGATGACATCGCCCTTGGCGCGGGCGTCCGACAGCTTCTTGGCTGACGGCTCTTCTGTTTTCGATTCTGGATCCGTGTCGTCCGCCATGCGCGCCCCCTAGACGAAGATGTCCAAGAGTTCGCGGTAACGGTCGGTCCAGACCATGGCGATGCCGCCCAGCGACAGCGCCAGCAGGGACAGGCCCAGGATCACGCTGAGCGGCGAGGCCACGAAGAAGATCTGGAAGGCCGGCATGATACGCCCGACCAAGCCCGTGGCGAGATTGAAGACCAGAGAGAACACGATCACCGGGGCGGCCAGCTGCACGCCCAGGGAAAACGACTGCGCCACCGTCCGCACCGCCAGGGCGGCCGCGTCATTGACCGGCACGGCGCGGGTGAACGGGAAGATCGTGTACGATTTCACGATGGCGCCGATGAACAGGTGATGCAGGCCGGTCGCCATCACCAGCGTCAGGCCCAGCATAGACAGAAACGTCGCGACCGCCGTGCTCGAACCCTGCATCGACGGGTTGGTGCTCTGGGCGAACGAGAGGGTCGTCTGCATCGAGATGATTTCGCCCGCCGTCGTCAGCGATGTCATGAACAGGCGCAGCACCGAGCCGACCATCAAGCCGATCAGGACCTCATGGATCACAGCACCGCCCAGTCCGCCCAGGGTCGTCGGGATCGGGCCGACGGTGTCCTGCACCAGGGGGGCGAGGATCAGCGCCATCAGCAGGGCGAACGACAGGCGGATACGGGCGGGAACGGACTGGTCGCCGATGCCCGGCATGGTCATGACCATGGCGCCCACCCGTGCGAACACGAGGGCGGCGACATAGACCTGAAAGGCCGTGGCGAAGGCGTTCAAGGGCCCCTCGCCTCCTACATGCCGGCGATGCGAGCGGCGATCTGGCGCATGAAGCCGCTCATCAGCGAGCCCATCAGCGGCAGGAAGATCAGCAGTGAGATGAAGATCGCCACGATCTTGGGCGCATAGACCAGCGTGGCTTCCTGTATCTGGGTCAGGGCCTGGAACAGGCCGATCGCGACGCCGACGACAAGGCCGACGATCAGCACCGGCGCGCAGAGCTGAAGCGTCAGCCAGATCGCGTCCCGGCCGACATCAAGAACCTCGGCGCCCGTCATCAAAAGCCTCGTGGGAATCGGCCGGACCGGCCGCCTGGAATCGAGGCTTCAAGATGCGCGGAATATGGTTAACAGGGCGTTAGGGGTTGCGGAGCTGAGCCCTGCTGTCGGCGGCCACGACGCTGTGTCCCGACCGCCGTCAGAGCGTGATCAGCGGATGCGGATGCGGACCGGAACCTGGATGTAGGAGCCGGCGCGGCTCTTGCCGTCGGGCCCCAAAAGGTCGACCTGGAACTGAGAGGCCATCGACAGAGCGGCTTGACCAACGCCCAGGTCGTTGGGGCTCTCGTCCTGCACGGTGCAGGCGGTGAGGTGACCGTCATTCTTGACCAGGCAGTTGAGTACGGCCACCGCGATGCGCGGCTCCGACACGGGCTTCAGCAGGTCCGTCGAGGCCTGGGCCGGAGCGGCGTCGGCGACGATGGCGGCGGCGAGAGCGAGCGAAGCGATCACGTGTTCATCCCTGTACTGGTCTTTTTATCGGCGGGCCTTTCGCCGCCTGTGTTCCGTTTAGGATCAGA
The DNA window shown above is from Caulobacter sp. FWC26 and carries:
- a CDS encoding DUF4199 domain-containing protein, which codes for MQRTILIHGLASGAIIILGMIATIVLSKGGAPHSNVWLGYLIMLVGLSAILMAVKSHRDKALGGVIRFWPALLIGLGVALVAGLAYVAIWEVYLALTDYAFMEQYVAATLAQKKAAGLSGAEYAKLAADLEAMKHSYANPLLRMPMTFAEIFPVGVLVALVSAALVRNPKFLPAKA
- the cckA gene encoding cell cycle histidine kinase CckA, whose amino-acid sequence is MADLQLQDKVSTGAPRRRFDPWLVGAALFFVVAAALSAAPALKAGPTTLAGLLLLLGVSGVVVLGLVAIRGSALSGGDADQAEGFIEALSEPASLAAADGRVLAANGPWREVMGEQRRLPKGVAGSSLFAALVQARKGEMAEGVLSAGGVDYTAKVSRLAGGRLLIRLSPVVVAETAAEDASPAPVAERAAPPPSTLDAFAGASPFGAALLEGVEPFTSRVLETNPALTTMTGAKPGVVFGDLIDAASRAEAETRLNEGRAGPYEVRLARDPARIAHLYLYRAEGRLVAYMIDVSEQKQIELQLAQAQKMQAIGQLAGGVAHDFNNLLTAIQLRLDELLHRHPVGDPSYEGLNEIRQTGVRAADLVRKLLAFSRKQTVQREVLDLGELISEFEVLLRRLLREDVKLITDYGRDLPQVRADKSQLETAVMNLAVNARDAVRAAKGGGVVRIRTARLTRDEAIQLGFPAADGDTAFIEVSDDGPGIPPDVMGKIFDPFFTTKPVGEGTGLGLATVYGIVKQSDGWIHVHSRPNEGAAFRIFLPVYEAPAGAVAAEVAAEPAKPRAARDLSGAGRILFVEDEDAVRSVAARLLRARGYEVLEAADGEEALLIAEENAGTIDLLISDVIMPGIDGPTLLKKARGYLGTAPVMFISGYAEAEFSDLLEGETGVTFLPKPIDIKTLAERVKQQLQAA
- the flhB gene encoding flagellar biosynthesis protein FlhB, whose protein sequence is MADDTDPESKTEEPSAKKLSDARAKGDVIKSADIPQLASLAGAVSVILLAGGWLTRDLMAALTPFIAHAGTIDLTSGGAMVVLKQALMAALPPLVLVMVVTAFAGAAAHIAQTGFLLTPDKIKPDFNKLDLIKGLGRIFGPDGIVQFLKSAVKFLVTGVIAYFVLKPHVGEVRNLVGMDPAALIPEAMKLSKSLLIAVILLLVATSAFDYFWQRIRFMKRMRMTLQEVKDEFKQSDGDPHIKGRRRQIQMQRSRQRMMQAVPKATVVVMNPTHYAVALKYEQGETPAPLCVAKGVDELALKIRAIAEEHGVPVLEDPPLARALYASVEVDEEIPVEHFEAVAKVISFILNGKKPQSRARPL
- the fliR gene encoding flagellar biosynthetic protein FliR, whose amino-acid sequence is MNAFATAFQVYVAALVFARVGAMVMTMPGIGDQSVPARIRLSFALLMALILAPLVQDTVGPIPTTLGGLGGAVIHEVLIGLMVGSVLRLFMTSLTTAGEIISMQTTLSFAQSTNPSMQGSSTAVATFLSMLGLTLVMATGLHHLFIGAIVKSYTIFPFTRAVPVNDAAALAVRTVAQSFSLGVQLAAPVIVFSLVFNLATGLVGRIMPAFQIFFVASPLSVILGLSLLALSLGGIAMVWTDRYRELLDIFV
- the fliQ gene encoding flagellar biosynthesis protein FliQ; protein product: MMTGAEVLDVGRDAIWLTLQLCAPVLIVGLVVGVAIGLFQALTQIQEATLVYAPKIVAIFISLLIFLPLMGSLMSGFMRQIAARIAGM